CGCGTCTGCGCCGCCTTGGCGGCCAAGGATGCCAGCCCCGAGGACGGTCGCGACAAACGCTGGCTGGACCGCCTCCAGCCGTGGAGTGAAATGATCCGGGATTTTCGCGATGAAGGCTTCTACGAGCGCTTCGCCGCCAAGGGCCAGGTCGAGCGGGTCGGCAAACTCCATCGCATTCTTAGCGCCAAAATCGGCCTGGAAAAATGATGGAACTCAGAAGTCTGAATTAAGAATTAGGAATTATTCAAAATTCTGCATTCAACGTTCTTCATTTTCCTCCGCGATCTTCCTGTAAAATAATTTCCGTGGTGTCTTTTGCCCAAACCCTGTTGAAGGCCAACACCTGTGCTTGAAGCCGCGCACCGGATCGGCATGATGGTCATCTTTATGTTCCGGTACCTGTATAACATTGTCTTTCTGGCCGTCTTTCTGGTTACCTGCCCCTATTATATCTGCCACATGTGGCGGCGGGGGCGCTTGTTTCAGGCGTTTGGTGAACGGCTCGGCTTGTATTCGAGCGACGTAAAACAAAAGCTGGCTTCCCTGAAAGATCCGGTCTGGATTCATGCGGTCAGCGTGGGCGAGATGATGCTGGCCACCGTGCTCGTGCGGGAGCTCCGCAGAAACCGGCCGGATTTTCCAGTTGTCATCACCACCACCACCTCAACGGGCCGCCAGGTGGGCGAAAAACTGGTCGATGCGAACCTTGTCCTTTTGTACAACCCGGTGGATTTTTATTTTTTCGTGGCCCAGGCCTTTCGCTGCATTAAGCCCAGCATCCTGGTTTTAATGGAACAGGAAATCTGGGCCAACTATCTCTGGCAGGCCGAAAAACACAACGCACCCGTATGGCTTTTGAACGCCAGGCTTTCCGATCGTTCCTGGAACCGTTTCCGCCGTTTTCGCTGGCTCACCGAGCCGGTTTTGAAAAAACTTTCCTTCGTCGCGGCGCAGGACCGCCCGGATGTCCGGCGCCTCGCGGATGCCGGCTTTCCGGCCCATGCGATTTTTTACGTGGGCAGCATGAAGTTTGACGTGGCGGAACTCGCCAGCTTTGACGCGGGGCTGAGCGGACAGATTCGCAAAGCGGCGAACTGGAAGGACGACGAAATGATTTTGCTCGGGGGCAGCACGCACCCCGGAGAGGAACGTGTTTTACTGGAGATATTCTCCGATTTAAAAAAGCAATATCCGGGATTGCGCCTGTTGCTGGCTCCGCGCCACGTGGAACGGACCCGGAGCGTGGCGCAACTTTGCGCCGAATGCGGTTTTCTGGCGGTTCGCCGCAGCCGCCTGGAACCGGAAAAACCGCCTGCAGCTCCGATCGATGTACTGTTGCTGGACACAACGGGCGAACTGCGGTCGATCTACGATCTGGGGAC
This DNA window, taken from Candidatus Methylacidiphilales bacterium, encodes the following:
- a CDS encoding 3-deoxy-D-manno-octulosonic acid transferase produces the protein MFRYLYNIVFLAVFLVTCPYYICHMWRRGRLFQAFGERLGLYSSDVKQKLASLKDPVWIHAVSVGEMMLATVLVRELRRNRPDFPVVITTTTSTGRQVGEKLVDANLVLLYNPVDFYFFVAQAFRCIKPSILVLMEQEIWANYLWQAEKHNAPVWLLNARLSDRSWNRFRRFRWLTEPVLKKLSFVAAQDRPDVRRLADAGFPAHAIFYVGSMKFDVAELASFDAGLSGQIRKAANWKDDEMILLGGSTHPGEERVLLEIFSDLKKQYPGLRLLLAPRHVERTRSVAQLCAECGFLAVRRSRLEPEKPPAAPIDVLLLDTTGELRSIYDLGTINFIGKSLVGKGGQNFIEAARAGRPVVVGPNMQNFSRLAEYFVRENALIQVKDRGELANIFTILLADAAKRRMAGQKAQDLFRENLGSGARSAEMILQYLASRA